The region CCTACTTTGTTCTCCATGCCGCTACCTTCAAACTCATCAAAGTAGATATCTTGGATATCGCCCATAGCTTTAGCACTATTGCCACCTTTGTAAAGCGCGATGGCTGCTTGAATTTTGTCATTTATGTTTTTAACAGTTTGAGTGTAGTCTGTGCCACTATCTTCGCTGCTATCGCTAGATGCTGCACTACTCATATCAACTTTTGCTAGTTTTACTGTTTCAGCTGGGAGTTTTGCAACGGCATCATAAGCTAGTTTTTTGATCTCTTCTAGCTTTGTTTTAAAATCATCTTTTGTTATGCCGTTAGCGATGCCACTGATCGCTTCACCCATCTTTCTTTGGATGTCAGCATCTATGCTTTTGCCATTTTCTATATATTGACGAACGGCGATTTCAAGTTGAGTGTTTCTATAATCATTAAATTTAGCATCTTGGATAGAATTTTTAGCATCATCTTGTTTATCGCTCTCGTAGCTTGCTATGGCTTTATCTAAAGTAGCTGATAAATTTTCAAATGCCACCTTCCACTCAGGGATAAATTTAGAAGTGTCATAGCCACTTGCAGCAGTTTGTGCTGGAGTGTCTGAATACTCACCAACAAGCTTATGTCCATTTAAAATAACTGGCAAAACTTCAGCGATTTCGCTATTTATCTGATCTATTCTTTTTTGCACGTCATCTGGTGCTTCGCCAGCTTTTATCGCCTTTCTGATCTCGCCAAACTGCTTCTCCATAGAGTAAGCTTTTTTCTGACCTAAATTTATTCTGATGCCAGCTTCGACATCTTCAAACAGACCAAAATAAGCATTTTGAGTATCGCTAACTGCTTGCTCGACGTTGCCAGCTCTATACTCTGTTATTACTTTTTGTAATGACTCTTTTATCTGAGCTGCGACTTGTGTGTAGTCGTCATTTTTTGCCACAAGCCAGATAGGAAGTAGCATGATAAGCATAAATTTAAAAAATTTATTCATTAGTTAAACCACCTGTGAGATTATTTTAAAGTGGAATATTACCAATGCTTTACTTTGATTAAA is a window of Campylobacter concisus DNA encoding:
- a CDS encoding FTR1 family iron permease codes for the protein MNKFFKFMLIMLLPIWLVAKNDDYTQVAAQIKESLQKVITEYRAGNVEQAVSDTQNAYFGLFEDVEAGIRINLGQKKAYSMEKQFGEIRKAIKAGEAPDDVQKRIDQINSEIAEVLPVILNGHKLVGEYSDTPAQTAASGYDTSKFIPEWKVAFENLSATLDKAIASYESDKQDDAKNSIQDAKFNDYRNTQLEIAVRQYIENGKSIDADIQRKMGEAISGIANGITKDDFKTKLEEIKKLAYDAVAKLPAETVKLAKVDMSSAASSDSSEDSGTDYTQTVKNINDKIQAAIALYKGGNSAKAMGDIQDIYFDEFEGSGMENKVGAIDVNLKTAIEATFGNLVALMKSGADEKTLEESASKMSSQLAAALEKTSGSSSPWTLFIWALTIILREGFEALIIVAAVVAYLVKTGNAKSMGKVVYSSVGVAVILSFVMAWIMNAIFGEAAGQKRELMEGITMLVAVGLLFYVGFWLLSNAGAKKWNDYIKSHVSDSISSGSSTMLWWTVFLAVFREGAETVLFYQALIFDAKDSAGYSMIAAGFVVGLIVLLIVYFLFKIFAIKIPIKPFFIFTSAIIFYMSIVFVGKGVGELVEGKIFIPTIIKGLNFPDWMRDWLGLMPYYESLIPQIIMVLALIIGIAIMKSKQNKN